In a single window of the Papaver somniferum cultivar HN1 chromosome 8, ASM357369v1, whole genome shotgun sequence genome:
- the LOC113306111 gene encoding uncharacterized protein LOC113306111, which translates to MTWNIELINSFFTLENAQKIANIRIPFTGDDRLVWLHTKNGEFSVKTCYKALYGEINYLHNPHPSQPTYKALWSFPTLHKIHLFLWKCIENALPTGVRLSQYRNQVDTCCLCDTNSDESAEHLFLHCDYAKTVWEKLSLVTMQLQGILQTQVLGLAWCIWRDRCFKTFQNQTVTPLSIANHALKLLADTDACMPAPIVPLDRSVVPIQSPDNSGLPEHCRILYGDASYEYDTNEEGSGPVLTDLTGSFEGCKIIKGVARSAEEAECIALIEGIKWKENKGITTFCIRSDAKSAINYFKNNNHQLCWFNQTILDDCRFILNNFPFSRVDYVNRIFISIADKAAKHCRRNNVTGEWTGEKPDFLLDL; encoded by the exons ATGACTTGGAATATAGAGcttattaatagttttttcactttGGAAAATGCCCAGAAGATAGCCAACATTAGAATTCCCTTCACAGGGGATGACAGATTAGTATGGTTACATACTAAGAATGGTGAATTTTCCGTGAAAACTTGTTATAAAGCTCTCTATGGCGAGATAAACTATTTACATAATCCCCATCCCAGTCAACCTACCTACAAAGCTCTATGGAGCTTCCCCACTCTTCATAAGATACATCTCTTCCTATGGAAGTGTATAGAAAATGCCTTACCTACTGGAGTCAGACTCTCACAATACAGAAACCAAGTAGATACTTGTTGCTTATGTGATACTAATTCTGATGAATCGGCTGAACATCTTTTTCTTCACTGTGATTATGCAAAAACTGTTTGGGAAAAACTCTCTTTGGTCACTATGCAACTTCAGGGGATCTTACAGACACAAGTATTAGGACTTG CATGGTGCATATGGAGGGATAGGTGTTTCAAGACCTTTCAAAATCAAACTGTGACACCATTGAGCATTGCCAATCATGCTTTGAAACTCTTAGCAGATACAGATGCTTGTATGCCAGCACCAATTGTTCCGCTAGACAGATCTGTTGTACCTATACAATCACCAGATAACAGTGGCCTGCCTGAGCATTGTCGTATTTTATATGGTGATGCTAGCTATGAGTATGATACTAATGAAGAAGGCTCTGGTCCTGTATTAACTGATTTGACAGGGTCTTTTGAAGGATGCAAGATCATCAAAGGAGTAGCTAGATCAGCAGAAGAAGCAGAATGCATTGCCTTAATAGAAGGAATCAAATGGAAGGAGAACAAAGGCATAACCACATTCTGTATTCGCAGTGATGCAAAGAGTGCAATTAATTACTTTAAGAATAATAACCATCAATTATGCTGGTTTAATCAAACTATTTTAGACGATTGTCGttttattttaaataattttcCTTTCTCAAGAGTTGATTACGTTAATAGAATTTTTATCTCCATAGCTGATAAAGCAGCAAAACATTGTAGGAGAAATAATGTAACGGGTGAATGGACAGGTGAAAAACCTGACTTTCTCCTAGATCTGTAA